From Ammoniphilus oxalaticus:
CGGCTTCTGGTGAAGAAAATAGCAACAATCCGGAAAATCTCATCGATCAAATAATGAGATCAATAAATAAAGAAACTTCAATAGAGTCTCAGAGGTGGATGCCTTTCTCTGCACAAGTCGGAGTACAGGGACGAACATTTAATGAAGTGCCGCTGAATATAACTGCGTCAGATGAATTGACCATTCAAGTCGAACATCAAGAGGCATCAATAGAAGAAATCGTTCAACAATCACCCGAAGAAATGGTGATAATCGGTGAAGAGTTTCTTGACGTTAACGTGAATACTCAACGTTCAAACATGGGAACGACCTTCCCTGCTTTTAACTTATCATTCAACCATAGTATTCAATCACAAGAGCAAAATGTGGATAGCGCTAAAATTCATCAGGAACGTTTGGTGCCAGAAATGACCGAATTCCTCGTTTCCAAGTTGCAGATTTCAAATTTGCTTAACGGGACCGAAGCAAGGGTTTCCCTATATCCAGAACATCTTGGTCATTTGGATGTCAGGGTTGTTCTGCAAGAGGGTCAAATGGTTGCGCAGTTTATCGCGGAAACAACGCTTGGTAAAGATCTCTTGGAAGCTCAACTTGCTGGTTTACGACAATCATTGCAACAAAACGGGATACAAGTAACAAAAATTGATGTGCAAACGGCTGCAGAAACTGGTTTGCAAAACCAACAGCAACAATCTCAGACTCGCTCTGGAACGTATCAACAACAGCACCAAGCGAAACAGCGTCAATCATCAGTTTCGAGGGTTGGACAACTAAATCAGGGAGAAGTAAGCGGTGTTTATGATCAAACGTTGACGAATTCAGGCAATAGGGCTCAGCATTCGGATACGAGCATTGATCTAACTGCCTAAGGTAGGAGGTAAGCAAGTGCCAACTGTAAACAATGTCCAAGGTTCATATTATCAAAATGTAAGAACACATGAACAAAAAGAAATCATGGGCAAGGAAGATTTCCTTAAAATTCTGATTGC
This genomic window contains:
- a CDS encoding flagellar hook-length control protein FliK; translation: MLISESLQTPVQNTSLQVGKAGAPDSTATNAFSVLFGEFQSLTELRELDSPKTIEQEQLEEMKDEIVALLAVWLSNFDHIADEQIKESIRSARETPLSKEGIQSLLQALGQQVDTPDDLIQQFKGIADRIEGSSNQNAILESISSSVFEYLGMNQSASGEENSNNPENLIDQIMRSINKETSIESQRWMPFSAQVGVQGRTFNEVPLNITASDELTIQVEHQEASIEEIVQQSPEEMVIIGEEFLDVNVNTQRSNMGTTFPAFNLSFNHSIQSQEQNVDSAKIHQERLVPEMTEFLVSKLQISNLLNGTEARVSLYPEHLGHLDVRVVLQEGQMVAQFIAETTLGKDLLEAQLAGLRQSLQQNGIQVTKIDVQTAAETGLQNQQQQSQTRSGTYQQQHQAKQRQSSVSRVGQLNQGEVSGVYDQTLTNSGNRAQHSDTSIDLTA